The following coding sequences lie in one Peribacillus frigoritolerans genomic window:
- a CDS encoding PhnE/PtxC family ABC transporter permease: MLLERLSKKPFSKSSIAIRLSMLVLAVVTIYAFASFDYKDVKLWDALSLTVDNLKTMFFEPHLKHFTFTQALYQVSITLGLAFLTTIFGAIIALMLGLLAAGNISSKPLSIIIKGSVALIRAVPTVLWVLIFAVAAGLGSVAAVIGMTFHSISYLVKAYSESFEEIDKGAIEALQASGANWWQIVFQVIIPSSITYIISWTFMRFEINFAVAVAMGAAAGAGGIGFDMFMASGFYFDLSEIGAITYFILIIAICLEIFATQIKRKLKVSS, encoded by the coding sequence ATGCTACTTGAACGACTATCGAAAAAGCCCTTCTCGAAATCTTCAATCGCGATTAGGTTGAGTATGCTGGTACTGGCGGTTGTGACCATATACGCTTTTGCCAGTTTTGATTATAAGGATGTTAAACTGTGGGACGCGCTATCATTGACCGTCGACAATTTGAAGACCATGTTTTTTGAGCCCCATCTGAAGCACTTTACCTTTACTCAAGCGCTTTATCAGGTGTCGATTACATTAGGTTTAGCTTTCTTGACAACAATATTTGGTGCGATCATTGCCCTGATGTTGGGGCTTTTAGCGGCAGGAAATATCTCGTCCAAGCCATTATCGATTATCATAAAGGGATCGGTTGCCCTGATTAGAGCCGTTCCTACCGTGTTATGGGTCCTCATTTTTGCAGTCGCAGCAGGATTGGGCAGTGTAGCGGCCGTTATAGGGATGACGTTTCACTCCATAAGTTACCTTGTAAAGGCCTACTCGGAATCCTTCGAGGAAATTGATAAAGGAGCTATAGAAGCCCTGCAAGCAAGCGGAGCGAATTGGTGGCAGATCGTATTCCAAGTCATCATTCCATCTTCGATCACTTATATCATTTCGTGGACCTTCATGCGCTTTGAAATCAATTTTGCAGTGGCGGTCGCAATGGGCGCAGCCGCAGGCGCAGGAGGAATCGGCTTCGATATGTTCATGGCAAGTGGATTTTACTTTGACTTGAGTGAAATTGGAGCAATCACTTATTTTATCCTGATAATTGCAATCTGTCTTGAAATCTTCGCAACACAAATCAAAAGGAAACTAAAAGTATCATCTTGA
- the phnD gene encoding phosphate/phosphite/phosphonate ABC transporter substrate-binding protein, with product MKKSMMSILMLVILLVFTGCSSSSSTGAHEDDTLTVAWLPNESGEDLGEARDEIGKILEDATGKKVEHKTTTDYNIAIEAIANGNADLAFLGAQGYIEANNKNDSVQPLVVPSGESGTLDDAVYNSWLAVQNADDYKNNGEYKIDGIQGKKFSFVSNSSTSGFKVPSTGIVDYFSQQDKFKELKAEDLLEGGKDKFFSEVLYGGSHQGSAVNLLTGKAEVAAFCDTCVNNYVELADGEENKAGAVYKVKKDAAEPFNTVVDKTFSLISVTPVLNAPFVVNTELVSEETREKILETLMSDEIANNDKVFVPEDSKLSGLFKRVSGKERLVEVEDDWFNPIRELSK from the coding sequence GTGAAAAAATCGATGATGTCCATATTGATGTTAGTTATTTTACTGGTGTTTACAGGCTGTTCTTCTAGTAGTTCAACAGGTGCACATGAAGATGATACATTGACCGTAGCATGGCTGCCAAATGAATCAGGGGAAGATTTAGGGGAAGCCCGCGATGAAATAGGGAAGATCTTAGAAGATGCCACAGGAAAGAAAGTCGAACATAAGACCACTACGGATTATAACATTGCAATCGAGGCCATTGCTAATGGAAACGCAGATTTAGCATTCCTGGGAGCACAAGGATATATTGAAGCAAACAACAAAAACGATAGTGTTCAACCTCTGGTTGTTCCAAGCGGTGAATCAGGTACGTTGGATGATGCAGTCTATAATAGCTGGCTGGCTGTTCAAAATGCGGATGACTATAAAAATAACGGCGAATATAAGATAGACGGTATCCAAGGGAAAAAGTTCTCTTTCGTATCAAATAGCTCTACATCAGGCTTCAAAGTTCCTTCCACAGGAATCGTTGATTATTTCTCGCAGCAAGATAAGTTTAAGGAATTAAAAGCCGAGGATTTATTGGAAGGTGGGAAAGATAAATTCTTCAGTGAAGTGCTTTACGGCGGTTCACACCAAGGTTCGGCTGTAAATCTTTTGACAGGGAAAGCGGAAGTGGCTGCTTTTTGTGACACATGTGTCAATAATTATGTGGAGCTGGCCGATGGGGAAGAGAATAAAGCAGGTGCCGTGTATAAGGTAAAGAAGGATGCAGCTGAACCCTTCAACACAGTTGTAGATAAGACATTCTCACTCATTTCAGTGACTCCAGTCTTGAATGCACCTTTCGTTGTTAACACCGAATTAGTCAGTGAAGAAACACGTGAAAAAATTCTTGAAACGTTGATGTCTGATGAAATAGCAAATAACGATAAAGTTTTTGTACCGGAAGATTCTAAGTTATCAGGGCTATTTAAACGGGTGAGCGGAAAAGAAAGATTGGTAGAAGTCGAGGATGACTGGTTCAATCCAATTCGTGAATTATCTAAATAA
- a CDS encoding PhnE/PtxC family ABC transporter permease: protein MSADVFARKRRNSLLLFLLIGAATAVSIIITEFSIAKGVTSVPKAIQWSLSNFYPTKDSLTKLPDILIKLKETLLISVAATTLAGILAFAFAILGSNTTRVNAFFGGFSRGIAVLFRNIDVSIWALVLLFSFGQSSLTGYFALFFGSFGFLTRAFIETIDEVSSSSVEALQTTGASYLTVISQSVIPSTIPQMISWVLFMIETNIRNATLVGLLTGSGIGFTFNLYYKNLSYDIASLVVITIIISILSIELISNYVRRVIL from the coding sequence ATGTCGGCTGATGTTTTTGCAAGAAAAAGAAGAAATTCACTACTATTGTTTTTGCTTATTGGGGCTGCGACGGCTGTTTCCATCATCATTACAGAATTCAGCATCGCAAAAGGGGTTACTTCGGTTCCTAAGGCCATACAATGGTCGTTATCGAATTTTTATCCAACAAAGGATTCCCTTACCAAACTGCCAGACATTTTGATAAAGCTGAAAGAAACACTTTTAATATCCGTTGCAGCCACCACACTCGCGGGAATATTGGCCTTTGCATTTGCGATATTGGGTTCCAATACGACAAGGGTGAATGCCTTTTTCGGAGGTTTTAGCCGAGGGATAGCCGTTTTATTTAGAAATATTGATGTCTCAATATGGGCGTTAGTACTGTTATTTTCATTTGGACAAAGTTCCTTGACCGGTTATTTTGCCTTGTTTTTCGGATCTTTCGGTTTTTTAACAAGAGCTTTTATTGAAACGATCGATGAAGTGAGTTCAAGTTCCGTAGAAGCTTTGCAGACAACCGGGGCAAGTTATCTAACCGTCATTTCGCAGTCTGTGATTCCTTCAACAATTCCGCAAATGATCAGCTGGGTACTTTTTATGATTGAAACGAATATCAGGAATGCAACATTGGTCGGGCTGCTTACAGGATCGGGCATTGGTTTTACGTTTAATCTGTACTATAAAAACTTGAGTTATGACATTGCCAGTCTTGTCGTCATTACGATCATCATTTCGATATTATCTATTGAATTGATCTCAAATTATGTGAGGAGGGTGATTTTATAA
- a CDS encoding DsbA family oxidoreductase, which produces MKVEIWSDYQCPFCYIGKRRFEEALKQFENKDQVEVSFRSFELNPEAERDINMTQNEMLAKKYGMSQAQVEANSQNLTQQAKELGLDYHLDKVVLTNSFDAHRLMHFAESKGKEKEMNERLFKAYFTEGKHIGDHATLASLAEEVGLEKSETESMLAGTAFTAEVRGNEQEGSLLGITGVPFFVINRKYGISGAQPTEAFLDTLKKVWAEENPLTIVNDPATGDACTDGSCNVKEK; this is translated from the coding sequence ATGAAGGTGGAAATTTGGTCGGATTATCAATGTCCGTTCTGTTATATAGGCAAGCGTCGGTTCGAAGAGGCGTTAAAGCAGTTTGAAAATAAAGATCAGGTAGAAGTCTCATTTCGCAGTTTTGAGTTGAACCCAGAGGCTGAGCGGGATATCAATATGACTCAAAATGAAATGCTGGCCAAGAAATACGGCATGTCTCAAGCGCAGGTGGAAGCGAACAGCCAAAACCTGACTCAACAGGCTAAAGAATTGGGACTCGATTATCATTTGGACAAAGTGGTCTTAACGAATTCGTTCGATGCCCACCGCTTGATGCACTTTGCTGAATCAAAAGGTAAAGAGAAAGAAATGAATGAACGACTATTTAAAGCTTACTTTACGGAAGGCAAACATATTGGCGATCACGCTACATTGGCTAGTTTGGCTGAAGAGGTTGGCCTTGAAAAGTCCGAGACGGAGTCCATGCTGGCAGGAACGGCATTCACGGCTGAGGTCAGAGGAAATGAGCAAGAAGGAAGCCTGCTTGGTATTACAGGCGTGCCATTCTTCGTCATTAACCGCAAGTATGGAATCTCTGGTGCCCAGCCAACAGAAGCGTTCCTGGATACGCTAAAAAAAGTATGGGCTGAGGAAAATCCACTAACAATCGTGAATGATCCAGCAACAGGCGACGCTTGTACGGACGGTTCTTGTAACGTAAAGGAAAAATAG
- a CDS encoding TIGR03943 family putative permease subunit, with translation MKRFFIQRLEGLLLLGLGLMIFKLYVSGYLTKLIVPKMVPYALAALFAFLVISLLRMKKQKQGEQHCDCGSNGESSSSALVLKYSLFFIPILLGFILTDFTLSGEVLAKRGMAKQQAQMVSSYDSGKHANGEKISVTDDNYFEVLDDLLNNLDTIEGKEIEISGFIYREDTFTKKQMAISRLSMSCCVVDATLYGYMVNGNVEGMKTNDWYTITGTLKKGSYKGEPVPVIDLKESKKIKAPEEAYLYENVQIIQ, from the coding sequence ATGAAACGTTTTTTTATCCAAAGACTTGAAGGATTGCTGCTGCTGGGATTGGGCCTCATGATCTTCAAATTGTATGTTTCAGGATATTTAACGAAATTGATTGTACCCAAGATGGTTCCATATGCATTGGCGGCACTTTTTGCTTTTTTAGTAATCAGCCTTCTCCGAATGAAAAAACAAAAACAGGGTGAACAACATTGTGATTGCGGATCGAATGGGGAGTCTTCCTCCTCCGCACTGGTCCTGAAATATAGTTTGTTCTTCATTCCGATTCTTCTGGGCTTCATCCTGACCGATTTTACCTTAAGCGGGGAAGTGCTGGCGAAAAGGGGGATGGCGAAGCAGCAGGCACAGATGGTAAGTTCATATGATTCAGGGAAACATGCGAATGGGGAGAAAATCTCCGTAACCGATGATAATTATTTTGAAGTACTGGATGATTTACTGAACAACCTCGATACGATCGAGGGGAAGGAAATAGAGATTTCGGGGTTCATATACCGTGAGGATACATTTACGAAAAAACAAATGGCGATCTCCCGCCTCTCCATGTCCTGCTGTGTGGTCGATGCGACGTTATACGGATATATGGTCAACGGAAACGTGGAAGGAATGAAGACGAATGATTGGTATACGATTACAGGGACCTTAAAAAAAGGAAGCTATAAAGGGGAACCCGTACCGGTGATCGATTTAAAAGAGTCGAAGAAAATAAAGGCACCGGAAGAAGCTTATTTATATGAAAATGTACAAATCATTCAGTAG
- a CDS encoding ATP-binding cassette domain-containing protein gives MSVLEVPVLSVKQMNKQYGDGCSACKQMKSGKVTKNYCHECGTIYACRDVTFDLYHGEVLGIVGESGSGKSTLMKSLYFDEEVTDGELFVAGFEDGKKNLFLESAQKKRFVRNHLMGKVYQNPILGLKMDFSSIGNIAEKLISAGNRHVGSMETRGAELLEAVNIPIHRMKEDPRNFSGGMQQRVQIAKALSNNPPILLLDEVTTGLDLSVQASVLDLIKGLQRDLNISIVLVSHDLGVIRMLADRTLVMLEGKIIERGLTDQILEDPQHPYTQQLVHSLL, from the coding sequence ATGTCTGTGCTTGAGGTTCCCGTATTATCGGTTAAACAAATGAACAAACAGTATGGTGACGGATGTTCGGCATGCAAGCAAATGAAATCAGGAAAAGTGACGAAAAACTATTGCCACGAATGCGGGACGATATATGCCTGCAGAGATGTGACGTTCGATTTGTATCACGGTGAAGTTCTCGGAATTGTAGGGGAAAGCGGCAGCGGTAAATCCACTTTAATGAAAAGTTTGTATTTTGACGAAGAAGTAACAGATGGAGAACTGTTTGTGGCTGGCTTTGAGGATGGAAAAAAGAATTTATTCCTCGAGTCTGCCCAGAAAAAAAGATTCGTTCGAAACCACTTGATGGGGAAGGTTTATCAAAACCCGATTCTAGGGTTGAAAATGGATTTCTCCTCGATAGGCAATATTGCCGAGAAGTTGATTTCAGCTGGGAACAGACATGTTGGCAGCATGGAAACAAGAGGCGCCGAGCTCCTTGAGGCAGTCAATATTCCCATTCATCGAATGAAAGAAGACCCGAGGAATTTCTCAGGGGGAATGCAGCAACGGGTCCAGATAGCCAAAGCATTGTCCAACAATCCTCCCATACTGCTTTTGGATGAGGTCACCACGGGTTTAGATTTATCAGTTCAAGCAAGTGTATTGGATTTAATTAAAGGTCTTCAAAGAGATTTGAATATTAGCATTGTATTGGTATCCCATGATTTGGGCGTAATCCGAATGCTTGCAGACCGTACGCTCGTTATGCTGGAGGGTAAAATAATCGAGCGAGGTTTAACAGATCAAATACTCGAAGATCCACAGCATCCTTATACCCAGCAATTGGTACACTCGCTGCTGTAA
- a CDS encoding permease, whose product MLLKRYTGNLLLLILLFLLLAFFFLGDVIIPKAIDFSGYPMLHSVLVVFLGLFLESIPFLFLGAIASSFIQLFISEEIIQRMIPKRPLTAIFAAIVAALIIPVCECAIIPVVRRLIQKGVPVHAGVVLLVTAPILNVIVFGSTYYAFQNNPAILYGRIIVCVLTAIIAGLFIHIFSTKDVVKEDKVELVQGHKHDIQSSKWTSFIDHTSQEFFMVGRYFIIGALFASVFQVFMDRSVMADIGQAPIKGTALMMGIAFVLSLCSSADAFVAASFSHSFLPGSILGFLVFGPMLDLKNVLIMMSCFKRSFVVTYVLLIFAVVFSLCLIAGGLISKGGF is encoded by the coding sequence ATGCTTTTGAAACGCTACACGGGAAATTTGCTGTTATTGATTCTGCTGTTTTTGCTGCTGGCATTCTTTTTTCTAGGCGATGTAATCATTCCCAAAGCGATTGATTTCTCGGGCTACCCGATGCTTCACTCTGTATTGGTCGTGTTTTTGGGATTGTTTTTAGAGTCGATTCCTTTCCTGTTCCTCGGGGCCATTGCTTCATCGTTCATCCAGTTGTTCATCAGTGAAGAAATCATTCAGCGAATGATACCAAAAAGACCACTGACAGCCATTTTTGCTGCGATAGTGGCGGCGCTGATCATTCCGGTTTGTGAATGTGCAATCATCCCGGTCGTCCGGAGATTGATTCAAAAGGGTGTCCCGGTCCATGCGGGTGTGGTCTTGCTCGTAACTGCCCCAATATTGAATGTCATCGTGTTCGGCTCAACTTATTATGCGTTCCAAAATAATCCCGCCATTCTATATGGAAGAATCATTGTTTGTGTCCTGACGGCCATAATCGCAGGTTTATTCATTCATATATTCAGCACAAAAGATGTGGTGAAAGAGGACAAGGTGGAACTGGTACAAGGGCATAAACATGATATTCAGTCCAGTAAATGGACAAGCTTTATTGATCATACTTCGCAGGAGTTTTTTATGGTCGGCAGATACTTTATCATCGGGGCCTTGTTTGCCAGTGTATTTCAGGTGTTCATGGATCGGTCCGTAATGGCCGATATTGGTCAGGCGCCAATAAAAGGCACGGCGTTGATGATGGGAATTGCGTTTGTGCTTTCACTCTGTTCATCAGCTGATGCATTCGTAGCGGCCTCCTTTTCCCATAGTTTTCTGCCAGGCTCCATACTGGGATTCCTTGTATTTGGTCCCATGCTGGATCTGAAAAATGTTTTGATCATGATGTCCTGTTTTAAACGGAGCTTCGTCGTCACGTATGTCCTGCTTATTTTCGCAGTCGTCTTCAGCCTCTGCCTGATTGCAGGCGGATTGATCAGTAAGGGGGGCTTCTGA
- a CDS encoding YdeI/OmpD-associated family protein — MAKTIVEKLNLHKYERVAVLNLPAGADYLAELPDYDAELNQRAYDLIFAFVLDMDSLKGIVDKVIEKNHLSKNGYIFLAYPKKGNKEYATFIHRDDLMQGLGADDEGYVGSSDLKFARMVGLDDVFTVVGLKEDSKNRNRPSTKASQSVDDYIGKISEIEKDLQDSPDLLAFYQSLTPGYRKDWARYVYSAKQEATQVKRRQEMKMILGEGYKSRDLYRRNK; from the coding sequence ATGGCTAAAACAATAGTCGAAAAACTGAATTTACATAAATATGAACGGGTGGCAGTCTTGAATCTGCCAGCCGGGGCGGATTATTTAGCAGAGTTGCCGGATTACGATGCGGAACTTAATCAAAGAGCCTATGATCTTATATTTGCTTTTGTATTGGATATGGATTCTTTAAAAGGAATCGTGGATAAGGTAATCGAGAAGAATCATTTGAGTAAAAACGGCTATATTTTTTTGGCGTACCCCAAGAAGGGGAATAAAGAATATGCTACATTTATTCATCGTGATGATCTGATGCAAGGCCTTGGTGCGGATGATGAAGGGTATGTTGGCTCGAGCGACCTGAAGTTTGCACGCATGGTTGGGTTGGATGATGTCTTTACGGTAGTCGGACTGAAAGAAGATTCGAAAAATAGAAACCGTCCATCTACCAAAGCAAGCCAATCAGTAGATGATTATATCGGAAAGATTTCTGAAATTGAGAAAGATTTGCAGGATTCTCCTGATTTGCTTGCGTTCTATCAATCACTTACTCCAGGGTATCGCAAGGATTGGGCCCGTTACGTGTATAGTGCAAAACAAGAGGCGACCCAAGTGAAACGGCGCCAGGAAATGAAAATGATTTTAGGAGAGGGTTACAAGAGCAGGGATCTATATCGAAGAAATAAATGA
- the phnM gene encoding phosphonate metabolism protein PhnM, with the protein MLLIKNGKIITEDSILMDHDLLIKDDRICRIAPVGEIERSPEMEVLDAMGGYVSPGFIDLHSDYIEHMTAPRPTSLMNFNLSLRETEKELITHGITTMFHSLSLYKSTEYAYKPIREPENVRKLIDLIDQTHKMKHLVRHRFHARYEIDNLEDIDSLREYVSEKKVHLVSFMDHTPGQGQYRHLEIYRNTLRGYNDYSDEAIDVMIRTHQVKEKLTIERMKEIALLARENNIAVASHDDDSIEKLELVNSFGTSISEFPITLEIARKAHDMGMYTIAGAPNVLLGGSHSGNLSASEAIQDGSIDILCSDYYPAALLHSMFELVENHGMDLVDMFKLVTINPAKAVKMEDEIGSIREGKKADILIIEKISGDFPVITTVIVDGKLIQKTNYRI; encoded by the coding sequence TTGTTGCTGATTAAAAATGGAAAAATAATAACGGAAGACTCGATCCTGATGGACCATGATCTCTTAATTAAGGATGATAGAATTTGCCGGATTGCACCTGTGGGAGAAATTGAAAGAAGTCCTGAGATGGAAGTGCTGGATGCTATGGGCGGATATGTTTCACCTGGTTTCATTGATCTCCATTCTGATTATATTGAACATATGACTGCGCCGCGCCCGACTTCTTTAATGAATTTTAATTTGAGCTTAAGAGAAACGGAAAAGGAACTGATTACGCACGGAATCACGACCATGTTCCACTCTCTATCGCTCTATAAATCCACTGAATACGCATATAAGCCAATTCGGGAGCCGGAGAATGTTAGGAAGCTTATTGACTTGATTGATCAAACACATAAGATGAAGCACCTAGTACGTCATCGGTTTCATGCCCGTTATGAAATCGATAATTTGGAGGATATTGATAGTCTAAGAGAATATGTTTCGGAAAAGAAAGTGCATCTGGTCTCATTCATGGACCACACTCCAGGACAAGGGCAGTATCGGCATCTAGAGATTTATCGAAACACTTTACGAGGGTATAACGATTATAGTGATGAAGCCATTGATGTCATGATCCGGACTCATCAAGTGAAAGAAAAGCTGACGATTGAAAGAATGAAGGAAATCGCACTGCTGGCAAGGGAAAACAATATTGCTGTTGCCTCACATGATGATGATTCAATAGAGAAGCTTGAATTGGTTAACAGCTTTGGAACGAGTATTAGTGAATTTCCAATCACACTTGAGATTGCCCGTAAGGCCCATGATATGGGGATGTATACTATAGCCGGTGCACCAAATGTGCTTTTAGGAGGTTCTCACAGTGGGAACTTAAGTGCCTCTGAAGCCATTCAGGATGGAAGCATTGACATATTATGCAGTGATTATTACCCTGCGGCCCTTCTGCATTCAATGTTTGAATTAGTCGAAAACCATGGGATGGATCTTGTCGATATGTTCAAGCTAGTTACGATTAATCCCGCAAAGGCAGTTAAGATGGAGGACGAAATTGGATCGATTCGTGAAGGGAAAAAGGCTGACATACTTATTATTGAAAAAATTTCTGGTGATTTCCCTGTAATAACAACTGTTATTGTAGATGGAAAATTGATTCAAAAAACGAATTACAGGATATAA
- a CDS encoding RrF2 family transcriptional regulator, whose product MSSSNRNNQIGPPRFAIAIHSLVWLAQSEKLLTSSAIALKVKSHATFLRRVMAQLAAEGIVETKEGREGGYSLKVPASQLTLADVYQAVRPECLVCMETSECGEVGKQLDTALEEIMNEAEKETLRLLKGYTLEEFMKKVDFTNFENECLG is encoded by the coding sequence TTGTCTTCAAGTAATCGAAACAATCAAATTGGACCGCCGCGGTTTGCCATTGCCATTCACTCTTTGGTTTGGCTCGCACAAAGCGAAAAGCTCCTGACAAGTTCGGCAATCGCCTTAAAGGTGAAGTCACACGCCACTTTTTTAAGAAGGGTGATGGCACAGCTTGCAGCTGAGGGGATCGTCGAAACAAAGGAAGGACGGGAAGGCGGATATAGTTTGAAGGTGCCTGCCTCTCAGCTGACTTTGGCGGATGTGTATCAAGCGGTACGGCCGGAATGTCTTGTTTGTATGGAAACGAGCGAATGCGGTGAGGTCGGGAAGCAGCTGGATACGGCTTTGGAGGAAATCATGAACGAAGCCGAAAAGGAAACATTGCGCCTGCTAAAGGGCTATACATTGGAAGAATTCATGAAAAAAGTCGACTTCACCAATTTTGAAAATGAGTGTCTGGGGTAA
- the phnC gene encoding phosphonate ABC transporter ATP-binding protein, producing MKTLLEVKNVSKHFGNGTKALSNIDFTVKEGEFVSIIGPSGAGKSTLLRCINRMIDASSGEIIFDNDHVYKVNKRELKKVRRKIGMVFQHYNLVNRLSVIENTLHGRLGYKSTLAGILGLYSEEEKLQAAKVLQILGLEDLIYKRSDQLSGGQKQRVGIARALIQNPKLLLCDEPIASLDPNSSKVIMDHLRNICTSMGITVVVNLHQVDVALKYSDRIIGVNGGKVVFNGTTQNITSNDIHQIYGSDEGKLIFDLGGSHVG from the coding sequence ATGAAAACATTATTGGAAGTGAAAAATGTCTCAAAACATTTTGGAAATGGTACAAAGGCGTTATCCAATATTGACTTCACTGTGAAAGAAGGAGAGTTCGTTTCGATCATAGGGCCATCCGGAGCAGGGAAATCAACTCTTCTTCGATGCATCAACAGGATGATCGATGCTTCTAGCGGAGAAATCATTTTTGATAATGATCATGTATACAAGGTGAATAAAAGGGAGTTAAAGAAAGTACGCAGGAAAATAGGGATGGTTTTTCAACATTATAATCTTGTAAATAGATTAAGTGTGATTGAAAATACCCTCCATGGACGATTAGGCTATAAATCTACACTGGCTGGAATCCTTGGGCTTTATAGTGAAGAGGAGAAACTTCAGGCTGCTAAAGTGCTCCAAATTCTAGGTCTGGAAGATCTAATCTATAAAAGGTCCGATCAGTTGAGCGGAGGACAGAAGCAACGGGTTGGCATTGCGCGGGCACTTATCCAAAATCCTAAATTGCTATTATGCGATGAACCGATTGCCTCTCTTGACCCGAATTCTTCCAAGGTGATCATGGATCATTTAAGGAATATCTGCACTTCCATGGGAATCACAGTTGTTGTCAACCTGCATCAAGTCGATGTGGCCCTGAAATATTCGGATCGAATCATCGGTGTGAATGGTGGCAAGGTTGTTTTCAATGGAACAACTCAAAATATAACCTCAAATGATATCCATCAGATTTATGGATCGGATGAAGGAAAGTTGATTTTTGATTTGGGAGGTTCCCATGTCGGCTGA
- a CDS encoding phosphonate C-P lyase system protein PhnL, with the protein MENILEINDLSKSFILHNQRKNIHAVSNITITVKKGEFIGITGKSGSGKSTILKSIYGTYRVQEGDIWYDSSHYGAINLARATEREMIYLRKHEIGYVSQFLNVMPRTTARQLVTGAILEMGQTRQMANIETEKILDHFEIGKGLWDSYPATFSGGEKLRLNIARAMVKRPRLLLLDEPTASLDHDSKVKVKTLLEQLMNEGTTMLGIFHDLEFMNRLVTKEYSMQNGCFTQAIQKI; encoded by the coding sequence GTGGAGAACATATTGGAGATCAATGATTTATCCAAGTCTTTTATTTTACATAATCAACGCAAGAATATCCATGCGGTCAGCAATATTACGATCACAGTGAAAAAAGGCGAATTTATTGGCATTACAGGCAAGAGCGGCAGCGGAAAATCAACGATCCTAAAATCGATTTATGGTACCTATCGGGTTCAAGAAGGAGACATCTGGTATGATTCTTCCCACTATGGTGCGATTAATCTAGCGAGAGCTACAGAAAGGGAAATGATTTACCTGCGTAAGCATGAGATAGGCTATGTATCCCAATTTTTAAATGTCATGCCAAGAACTACAGCAAGGCAGCTCGTTACCGGGGCCATCCTTGAAATGGGACAAACCAGGCAAATGGCCAATATTGAAACAGAAAAAATCCTCGATCACTTTGAAATAGGAAAAGGGCTATGGGACAGTTACCCTGCTACTTTTTCAGGAGGAGAGAAGCTAAGGTTAAATATTGCAAGAGCAATGGTGAAAAGGCCGCGGCTCCTTCTGTTGGATGAACCGACTGCAAGTTTGGACCACGATTCTAAAGTGAAGGTGAAAACCCTGCTTGAACAGCTAATGAACGAAGGAACGACAATGCTGGGCATTTTTCATGACTTGGAGTTCATGAATCGGTTAGTAACAAAGGAATATAGCATGCAGAATGGATGTTTTACTCAAGCTATTCAAAAAATTTAA
- a CDS encoding DinB family protein yields MNFIEYDLLFESRKQLIEEITELDEKMLHHRPVPEVWNIAQICHHLYLTEQVFTEVITNGIRERDFNNIIQKNIYFVTDRTRKFSSPEVISPSSTPFQLSSLMDLLAESRDRLLQVLYDMDSDILLNRKKAKHPLFGDLSLDQWIELLSLHEQRHIKQIQEIKSSLI; encoded by the coding sequence ATGAATTTTATCGAGTATGATTTGCTATTTGAATCAAGAAAACAGTTAATAGAGGAAATTACGGAGTTGGATGAAAAAATGCTCCACCATAGGCCTGTGCCTGAAGTATGGAACATCGCCCAAATTTGCCATCATTTATATCTTACGGAACAGGTTTTTACAGAAGTTATAACAAATGGCATTCGGGAAAGGGATTTTAATAATATCATTCAAAAAAACATTTACTTCGTTACTGATAGAACAAGGAAATTCTCATCCCCTGAGGTCATTTCACCCTCTTCAACCCCATTTCAATTATCGAGCCTTATGGATTTGCTGGCAGAATCAAGGGACCGATTATTACAGGTTCTTTATGATATGGATTCAGATATCTTGTTAAATAGAAAGAAAGCCAAGCATCCCCTTTTCGGGGACCTCTCATTGGATCAATGGATTGAGTTATTATCCTTACATGAACAAAGGCATATCAAACAGATACAAGAAATAAAGTCCTCCCTTATATAA